The Actinomycetota bacterium genome contains the following window.
CTGCTGCCCCCGGTGGAGATCGACGGAGAGCACTTCCTGGACGGCGGGCTGGTCAACAGCATCCCGATCGAGCGGGCGGTGTTGTTGGGGGCAAACGAGCTGTACATCCTTCAGGTGGGGCGCATCGAGCAGCCGCTGACCGCTCCCCGGAACCTGCTGCAGGTGGCGACCGTCGCGTTCGAGATCGGCCGTCGCCACCGGTTCGCCCGGGACATGGCCTCGCTGCCCGACGGGGTCGTCGGGCACGTCCTGCCGACCGGCGAGGAGGACCTGCCCACCGGCCTCCGCCAGCTGAAGTACCGGGACTTCACGCACGTCGCCAAGCGGATCGACGCCGCCCATGCCGCCGCCGGCCGCTACCTCGACGAGCTGGCCGCTTCCACCGGCGAGGGCTGACCGGTGGACCGGCTGCCTCCCAAGATCCTCCGGCGCCTGATCCTCGCTCCGCTGGTAATGGCGATCTGCCTGGTGTTGATGGCGGTTTCACCAGTCCTGCTGATTCTCACCATGACCTACGGGCTGGTGTTCGACCGCAAGCTGCGGGCGGCGAGGGTGGTCTCGTTCGGCACCGTCTACATGTTCTACGAGGTGGTCAGCATCGTGGCGTTGTTCGGGCTGTGGATCGCTTCCGGCTTCGGGATCAACATGCGGTCCGAGGAGGTGCAGAGCATCCACTTCGGTTACATGCGCTGGTGGCTGAAGCGCATCAGCCGGGCCGCCGGGCGGTTCTTCAAGCTCCGCATAGCGATCGAGGACCCTCCGGCCCGCAAGGAGGGGCCGATCCTGGTGTTCAGCCGCCACGCCGGGCCGGGAAACTCGCTGATGCTGGTCGGGACGATGATGATCGGCTACCGCCGGTTTCCCCGCATCGTGATGCTGGCCAAGCTGCAGTGGGACCCGTTCTTTGACATCATCGGCAACCGCCTCCCGAACCGTTTCATCCGGCACGACCCGACGGAGCGGGACCGATCACTGGCGGTCATCAGCGAACTTGCAGCCGGGACCAAGGGGCAGGGCGCGTTCGTGTTGTTCCCGGAAGGCCGGGACTTCACCCATACCCTGCGAACGCGGGCGATTGCCTACCTGCGCCGCAAGGGCCACCACGAGGAGGCCGACAAAGCCGAGCTCATGCGGCGCGTGCTGCCGCCCCGGCACAACGGCGTGATGGCGGCGGTCAAGGCGGCGCCGGAGGCCGATGTGGTGTTCGTGGCCCACACGGTCCTGGAGGACGTCGGCTCGTTCAAACAGATCTACCAGCGGCTGCCTTTCCAGCGTCCGGTGGCCGCACGCTACTGGCGGGTTCCGCCGACAGAGGTCCCCGACGAGCAGGAGGCGCTCATCGACTGGCTATATGCGTGGTGGGCCCGCATCGACGAGTGGATCGATGACCGG
Protein-coding sequences here:
- a CDS encoding 1-acyl-sn-glycerol-3-phosphate acyltransferase, yielding MDRLPPKILRRLILAPLVMAICLVLMAVSPVLLILTMTYGLVFDRKLRAARVVSFGTVYMFYEVVSIVALFGLWIASGFGINMRSEEVQSIHFGYMRWWLKRISRAAGRFFKLRIAIEDPPARKEGPILVFSRHAGPGNSLMLVGTMMIGYRRFPRIVMLAKLQWDPFFDIIGNRLPNRFIRHDPTERDRSLAVISELAAGTKGQGAFVLFPEGRDFTHTLRTRAIAYLRRKGHHEEADKAELMRRVLPPRHNGVMAAVKAAPEADVVFVAHTVLEDVGSFKQIYQRLPFQRPVAARYWRVPPTEVPDEQEALIDWLYAWWARIDEWIDDRIDPDDKLKNVLPAEPTEP